From the genome of Saccharomyces kudriavzevii IFO 1802 strain IFO1802 genome assembly, chromosome: 16:
GATGGCGCTAAAAACGGTGAGTATGCTTACGAATGTGTATGCACTTTGCATATACACTTCGTTCTCGGCGCGAATGACTGTTGAACACCGCTCTTGGTTCCAATACTTTCTAGAATATATTATCCCGAGGCTGTGGTCTCAAACAGAAGGTGAAGTAATATTATGCCCTTATCTTTTACCCCTATAACACATGAATGAACGGCCCCTTAAGCTCTTTTAGATCGCTTTTCTCCCCGTTTATCTTGTGATTGAAGATTACTAATTGAGCTAATCCTATCTAGCGAAGCCCTTTGCTCCCTTTCGTGCGCAATCAGGAGATCATGCCTTGTTATTACagtatttttatttttggatttCATTTCCGCTCGGTAGCTCTGTGGGTATTCACTATCATTTCTCTTGAATATtaatttaatttttctGAAAGTAATGCTCATGTGTTTGTGAAGTACTAATGCTAGGAAATTCAGGCACCGTTTATTTCAATACCTGAGATGCCAGAACGCAGCATAAAACTAAATTCCAAGATGAAAGGAAAGATtacttttttgtttacacagatttatatattcaaagaaatgtagACGTACCACTATGTTGCTCTAGTCAGGAGTCGTATATGTGATGAGCAGTGATCAAGATCTGAGCAGCGAAGCCATGTATGCCGACCAAAGAAACAGGGCTTTAGGGAATGCAAGCCTTGTTGCCCTGGTaccaacaagaaaattggCCATTAACGACCGTGCCATGAAGCAGGGATGAAAGAGGTGTTTTTGATGACACACACACGCTTCTGAggaactttttctttcgaGCTCGTTTCTGTGCCACACTATTTTTGATTCCGCGGCTAAGCCGCGCATACCGATAATTCTCGCTTAGGTATGTCAAGCCAAATCTCtataaagaaatcaacaCCCCCGCCTCCCTCAAACGAGGATGACCCTTTACCCATTGTTATCACAGAAGGTAGCCTCACGGTATACCCATACGAGAAGCGATCGATGCTTcgcttctttttttatatatgtacgTATTTACA
Proteins encoded in this window:
- the SKDI16G4005 gene encoding uncharacterized protein (similar to Saccharomyces cerevisiae YPR145C-A; ancestral locus Anc_3.484) encodes the protein MSITFRKIKLIFKRNDSEYPQSYRAEMKSKNKNTVITRHDLLIAHEREQRASLDRISSISNLQSQDKRGEKRSKRA